In the Sphingobium sp. Z007 genome, CGCTGCTGGCGGGGCGCAGCGACATCTTCACCCTGTCGATCCATGCGGAAAAGAATTTTCCGGTCAGGAAGGCGCGCTCGACGCTCGACATCGGGCTGGAGGATGGAACGGGCGACGCCGCCTATCTTGCGGCGCTGACCGATGTGCTGCCGCGCGTGCTCGACGATTTCGCACCGGATATGATCCTGTACCAGGCTGGTGTCGATCCGCATGAGGAGGACCGTCTGGGCCGATTGGCGCTCACCGAAGCCGGACTGGAGGCGCGCGATCGCTATGTCATGCGGCAGGCGCGGGCGCGCGGCGTGCCGCTCGCTAGCACCATGGGCGGCGGCTATGGCGAGGATCGCATGGCGATCGCCCGCCGTCACGCCGCCTGCATGATCGCGCTGGCGCAGGAAGCGGCTTAGTGCAGCGACCCGACGCCGGCCGCAGCCACGGCCGCCTCGGCCTTCGTCTCCATCAGCTTCGCCGCGATCAGGCCGGCAAGCGCCAGCGCCACGAAATCGCTGAAGGCGAGATAGAGGATATAGCCCCAGGGCGCATGGTTGAACACGGCCTGGCCGACATGAAGCCATAGCACGGCCGCCAGCGCGAACAGGATGGTGACGCGGGCGCGGCTGGCGAAATCCGTGAGCGCGAAGCGCAGCGCCAGGGCGATCACCACGCCCACGATCAGCGCCAGGATCAGCCCGCCGATCAGCGCGCTGCTGTCCATTACCGGAAAACCGCCTTCATTGTAGAAGATTTGGGCGACTGGCCCCTTGCCGTAAAGGACCGTGCCCTGCGCCGTGGCGGGGTCTGGAATGACATAGACGCCGGTGCCCGTCTGGGTCAGCGCCTGCGCCATCGCGGCCTGCAGGTTGGCGCTGGCCTGTTCGTCAGTGCGGCTCAAGGCCAAGGCGGACAAGGGCGTGCCCCAAAAGATGAAGCCGGTAATGAAGATCGCAAGGCCGCCCAGAAGGCCGCCGACAAGAGCGCGTACCATGATGTCTCCCCCTTTTCCCTAATATGAAGCTGACGCATCAACGCAGGGCGGGCAACATCTTTCCCGTCAGTCTTTCGCCCGCGCGGCCTTTTCGGCGATGCCCGACAGGCCTTCGCGCCGGTCAAGCTCGTCCAGCACCGCGTCGAACGGTATGTCGAGATCGCGCAGCAGCAGCAGCAGGTGGAATAGCAGGTCGGCGCTTTCGCCGATCACCTCTTTGCGATCGCCCGCCAGGGCGGCGATGACCGTTTCGACCGCTTCCTCGCCAACCTTCTGCGCGATCTTGGCGCGGCCCTTGGCGCTCAGCTTGGCGACATAGGACACCGACGGGTCGGCGCTGCGCCGACGACGGATGGTCTGTTCCAGGGTGTGAAGGGTCGCGCGCATGGGCTGCATGAAGCGTTCCGGGCGCGACCCGTCAATCGATTATTTGCGCTTGCGGCCCGCAAAGAACATGCGGCCGGCCAATACGGCCGCGCCCATGCCGAACAGCGCCATCTGTTCGGGCTCCGGGACCGGCGTGGGCGTGCCGCCCGACGAACCGGTGGAACCGCCGCTGGTGGAACCGCCCGTGCTGGTGGAGCCGCCGCTGGACGATCCGCCGCACTTACCGAACCAGCACCAGAAGGTGGCGTTGGCGGGCGCCGGAACGGCAGCGCCCATGAGACCGGCGGCACCGGCCATGAGAAGCATTTTAGGAAGTTTCATATCAAGTCACCCCGTTTTTGCGTCGAACCTGTGATGGTTTAACGCGACCCGCACGTGGTTAAGCAGGGTTCGTGCCATGGGGCGTATTTCCCCCTATTTTAGCGGAATATAATGGTTAACACCCAGTCCGACATCATGGTTACTGTAAAGTAAATCGACGTTTCACGCCGACCGCACCGGCACGCCTGCGGCTGCCAGCGCGCGACGGGCTTCGCCGATCGTGTGCTCGCCGAAATGGAAGATGGAGGCCGCCAGCACCGCGCTGGCGTGGCCCTGCACCACGCCTTCGACCAGATGGTCGAGCGTGCCGACGCCGCCGCTGGCGATGACCGGGATCGATACCGCGTCGGCGATGGCGCGGGTGAGCGCCAGGTCGTATCCCTGCTTGGTGCCGTCCCCGTCCATCGAGGTGACGAGCAGTTCGCCTGCGCCCAGATGGGCCAGACGCAAAGCATGTTCCAGGGCATCAATGCCGGTCGGCTGACGCCCTCCATGAGTGAAGATCTCCCAGCGATTGTCGCCCACTTTACGCGCATCGACGGACCCGACGATGCACTGGCTGCCGAAGCGGTCGGCTATGTCGGCGACCAGTTCGGGCCGCGCGACCGCCGCGCTGTTGACCGCGACCTTGTCTGCGCCAGCGAGCAGCAGCGCGCGCGCATCCTCCGGCGTGCGCACCCCGCCACCCACGGTAACGGGCATGAAGCACACCTCAGCGGTGCGGCGCACCACGTCCAATATGGTGCCGCGTGCTTCTTGGGTGGCTGTAATATCGAGGAAGCAGAGTTCGTCCGCCCCGGCCGCATCATAAAGTCGAGCCTGCTCGACCGGGTCGCCGGCGTCCTTGAGGTCCACGAAATTGACGCCCTTGACCACCCGCCCATTGGCGACGTCGAGGCAGGGGATTACACGGGTGCGGACGGTCATGCGACTGGTTCCCAACATCCGTTCGTTTCGAGCGAAGTCGAGAAACGCAGACGCAGCGCCGGCCGCTTCTCGACTTCGCGCGAAGCGAACGGATGGTATTTTACGCTATTCACGCCGCCGCCTTGGCGACCGCCAGCGCGGTCTTGAGATCCAGCCGCCCGTCATAGAGCGCGCGCCCGGTGATGACGCCTTCGATCCCGTCCTCGGTGTGCAGGCTCAATATACGGATGTCCGCAATGCCCGCCACGCCGCCGCTGGCGATCACCGGAATGGCGGTGGCGCGGGCCAGATCGACGGTCGCATCGATATTGCAGCCCTTGAGCATTCCGTCGCGGCCGACATCGGTGAAAAGCAGCGACGCGACGCCGGCATCCTCGAACCGGCGGGCAAGATCGATCACCGGCATGTCGGACTTTTCCGCCCAGCCATCCGTCGC is a window encoding:
- a CDS encoding phosphoribosyl-ATP diphosphatase; this encodes MRATLHTLEQTIRRRRSADPSVSYVAKLSAKGRAKIAQKVGEEAVETVIAALAGDRKEVIGESADLLFHLLLLLRDLDIPFDAVLDELDRREGLSGIAEKAARAKD
- a CDS encoding PEP-CTERM sorting domain-containing protein gives rise to the protein MKLPKMLLMAGAAGLMGAAVPAPANATFWCWFGKCGGSSSGGSTSTGGSTSGGSTGSSGGTPTPVPEPEQMALFGMGAAVLAGRMFFAGRKRK
- the hisF gene encoding imidazole glycerol phosphate synthase subunit HisF, with product MTVRTRVIPCLDVANGRVVKGVNFVDLKDAGDPVEQARLYDAAGADELCFLDITATQEARGTILDVVRRTAEVCFMPVTVGGGVRTPEDARALLLAGADKVAVNSAAVARPELVADIADRFGSQCIVGSVDARKVGDNRWEIFTHGGRQPTGIDALEHALRLAHLGAGELLVTSMDGDGTKQGYDLALTRAIADAVSIPVIASGGVGTLDHLVEGVVQGHASAVLAASIFHFGEHTIGEARRALAAAGVPVRSA